The following is a genomic window from Phaseolus vulgaris cultivar G19833 chromosome 6, P. vulgaris v2.0, whole genome shotgun sequence.
CAATTTTGTCCTCAAACCCCACATGAAAACCATTTTGACATGTCAAGCTCAAAACCAGTGACCATGAACAACCATTTGCCCATTTATGTGACAAATAGTAACTTCAAAATTGGCCATGTCCTTATCAGCATTTATTTCAAAAAACCCTGAATAGCAGGTAAGTTTGGGAGTTGGGATAACATCCAATTTATGCCATCTGCTTTATAAAAATTTGCCAACCAtgggtatttttggaaattaaaagaaaaacactACAGTGATGTACCTATTCCCTTGTCCCAAGCATTATATAAGAGATCCCTTCATGGCCTTAAAAACCAACATTCCCTTCTCATAACTACCAGAAACTCCCACTAGTTCCACTTCCATTCTTCCTCAAATTGGAAGTTATGGATCAGGGTAAGTCCCTCAAAATAAAATCTTTGATTCAAAGCACAAAACCTCATAACTGTCTAATCAGGCTTGTGCAATTGTTAGTCTCACtgtctttgttttctttcttcatttctcCATCTTCCTTGCTTGCTTTCCTCTACCACTTCAACCTCTACTTCTCTACATTTTCTTTGCAACTATTTACTCACACCATAGACAAGAACTGCATGTTTCTGCTATGCAATGGTCTCCTTGTGTTTGTTGGCATAACAAAATCTTTATCTGGGTCTAGCAGTGTTCCTGAAAGTGAATCTTCTAAGTATGTTGAAGGTGGATCACAGTCTCCATACTCAGATGTTGAGGCTAATGAGCCAATAATGTTGGTGGAGAAAACTCATCATGAGCCCGATGGACAGAAAATAGAAGCAGAACATGCTATAGAAATCAAGTTTTCGGTTGAAGAAGGTGAACAAAACATTGAAAAAAACATAGTTTTGGAAGgtgaagaaaaaggaaaaaggaacaGTGAATCAGTTTTGAAAGAAGAGGAGGAGCCAAATGCAGAAACTGGAGCTGCAGATGAAGACAAGGAATCAGAAATTGGTGAGTTTCTGATTGGAGAAAGTGTTCAAGAGGAAGAGGTTgtagaagaagaagcaaattgGGTGTTAAGCACTGAGGAGTTGAACAAAAAATTTGATGATTTCATCAGAAAGATGAAGGAAGATTTGAGGATTGAAGCTCAAAGACAATTACTCATGGTTTGAATTTGATTAGAAACAATCATATGATATTCCTCTTTTACCCTTTTtaggatttatatttttttttgcttaGGATTTCTAGGCCTCTTTAAATTACTTCTCTTAGTATTATAAATGTACTTCATGCAAAATTTAGATCTTGTAGGATGAAAAGTTCACTTTAGAGTAACATTATATAATTGTAATTATGAATGAGGAAACAATGTAAGACTTTGTAGCATATATGCTTTgtttggttatttttttttccaacacTGCAACTTCAATCTTCATTTCAAGGACTATTAAACTAATACTAAAATATTTCACTACTTTTCTACCTTATATATTCTTAGTTGAAGGTGGGAGAGGTGGGCTCGTGTTTGTAAATTTTAGAACTTTTGctaaaattattagaaaatacttataaaataatattgatttaaaatcaactacatttatttttattgggtAATATATATTacttcttgtttttttttataagaattcaATCTTGgccttttatataaaaataatttttaatttttttaatgattattttttttcaaatctccTAATTTACGTGTTAGTGTTTCTCTGAGATCAACGAGAAGAATACATTAGTATTTCTTTGAGCTCtataatagtaattaaaaactaataatgtTTTGGAATTTTAGTTTTGTCcaaaataattgatattttataaattcagaaccaaattaatatttttttctaatcatAGTCTTGTCTGCATTAATAATctcttataataaaattaattattgaaccTTTTAGTGTAATATCTAGGAATGAGAAATGATCTGAGTTCATGAATATTGTTTAAACTTGTTCTGATTTTAATAGAGAATGACCACATTACATTGATTGAGTATGAGTATgaatatgtattttatttttttaaattgggtATGAGAACAAGAATGAATATGTATGCATATGTCTTGATCTTATACACGTCCCAATACTCGTCTCAATCCTCATACTCCAACACTTTTAGTTTATCATATAACTTGCAAAacttatattaactttttttttatctttagttTCTTGATTTATTTAGAGAATACACATTTAATCATTTTTACCTTTTTCAATGATTATTTGACATTTATCCAATTGTTATTtgatatattttgatatttgtgCAATTATAGTTTCTTTCTTGATATTTAATATtggagaaaagaaaatgtatatCCTTTGACATTGAGTCCTATAATATCATATGTTCTTTgttgtagttttaatttttacaaaattgtttaattaatatttgGCACAGTTTTAATTTGTTCACCTGTTAACCATCAAATGAGGACGACATATTTGTTTCCGCatgattaaataaatatattttagtgtAAACATATACCAATTAAAATTCTCTTAATCTATGTACTTTAAATTTGTCAAAAACATGGATCTATATTAATTGTCAAAAACCTTGATCCACCCGTTATCACTTCATACGCCACCCTAAACCACACCAGCTCCTCATACGCCACCCTAAACCACACCAGCTCCATCGTACTGCTCAAAGTTCGAGCATAATAGGTGCTCTTCATAGTCCATTAATGGTCTTTATGTCTTGGATAGACTTTCTTGATGACATCAAAATATATTGGTCCTTATTGTAGAAGGGAAGGTTGATCAATTGCAACTTCAAATACCCTCAAGTTTGATTAGGGAATCTTTCTTTCTCACTTTTTATTACTTATATTGTCATTTCAGTTATTTTTGTTGCATTGAAGAGTGTGACTTAAGTGTGGGGGGAGAATCATagtattacgaagtggactttaagcctaactcaaccccataaaaccggctcatagggttgaggtttgcacccacttatatacaatgaaatgtcctaacacaccccctcacgccgagactgccaactcgtgcgtgggactatagattatgggtgatccgatagcggtccgatagcgggtggcacgataggcccaacaaacactcgctaggataggctttaaatggctctgataccatatatataaccatagcattagaaccgtacagaaccgtacaaattctttttctaacataacatttgtaattaagactaattatagacccattaatagtgattatattcctataattaagtctaattatagactcattaatagtgattatatttctgtaattaagtctaattaataattaagtctaattaataattaagtctaataatgattttgtccggtaatatcccctcaagttggagcatgtaagtcttgaatgtccaacttgaccaagatggctccaaactttttagcaccgagagctttggtgaaaaggtcagctagttgtgtatgtgtgggcacataggatggaagaaggcgcttgtgaatgatttcatctcgaacaaggtggcagtcaacttcaatgtgtttggtgcgtTCGTGGAAGACCGGGTTTTTAGCAATGTGAAGTGCTGCTTGACTATCACAATAAAGACGAATTGGGTCAGGATGAGGAACATGTAAAGAAACGAGAATgtctttaatccactttaattctcgggtggtcttagccattgatcgatattcagcctcagcagaggaggcagaaaccgtttgttgtttctgggttttccaagagattggggaagtgccgagttgaataaaccatccggtgagagatttccgtgtcagtggacaacttgcccaatcagaatcacaccacccaaagagttgtaagttgttctctcgaggtaggagtattccttgtccaggatgcccctttaaatatcgaacaacacgaagagcagcttgccaatgctcggagcgtggattttgcataaattgagataaagcttggacactgtaggcaaggtcaggtcgagtgaaacacagataaattaacctcccaacaagtctacgataagtagccgggccagaaagaaaagaaccagtagcggagctcaatttgtgattttcttcacatggtgtagtggcgggcttcgcacccaacaatccgacttcagtaatgatatctaaggcatatttcctctgacaaaggaagattccgttgggggagcgagcaacttcaacccccaggaagtacttgaggcggcctaaatctttcatatgaaagcattgatttaagtagcctttaaaacattggatggcagtaccattattccctgcaatcacaagatcatcaacgtagactagcacaaccaactgtatgtcattattattgagagtaaacagggaatgatccttcggggattgttggaagccgtaacgagtgagagaagaagatagtTTAGCAAACCAACACCTGGGGGCCTGTCGGAGGCCATATAGAGACTTTTGAAGCTTGCACACTGCCCCTGGTTGAGATTCTTGGAAGCCAGGAGGGAGTTTCATATAAACCTCATCATCAAGATCACCATGGAGAAACGCATTGTGAACGTCCATCTGATGAAGCTCTCAATCTTTTGCGGCTGCTACTGCTAGAGTTATGCGAATGGTTACCGtctttacgacaggagaaaacgtctcgttgtaatccaaaccctccacttgatgattgccaagaattaccaatcgagccttgaatctttcaattgttccatccgagttgtatttgattttgtagatccatttacacccaagtgccttctttccaggagggagagcggtgagtttccaggtgtcattgagttcgagagcatgaatctcctgtgccataacatcacgccaccggggttctcggaccgcttgagaaaagaacaggggttcctgctcggtgtgtaaagaggcaagaaaactttgatgatgtttagaaaaggaatcacaattcacaaaatcatgtATAGGATACGAAACACCTGAGGATTCTGTTGAAGGAGGTGACGGAACAGAGGGGTTTGACGGTATCGTGGTGGCTGCGACAAAATCGCGTAATCGTACGGAAGGCAGCTTCGCGCGATGCCCTCGCCCAAGGGGAACCGCGGCCGTCAGCGGTGGTGAAGAAACCGACGGCGCCATCTCCGTCGGACGCGGCGGTGGATCCGCGGGTAGCGTCGAGGCTTCTATACACGGATCAGAGTCGTTGATAGTGTGGTCGAAGTCATCTGTGAGGGTAGCATCCTCCTTGGCTGGGATGGGAGATGCAATGGGTTGGTTGACGATGCATTCATCTAGGTTTGAGGAGGCAActtcatgaagaaaatgtgagtccgttccagtttctaaagagttggcaataattgggttttgcaatggtggtgcagtgtccatctttttggcttcaaaatatggaaatttattttcgaaaaaatgtacatcacgagagacaaagaaagtttctgtttccaaatcaaataatttccatcctttttggccatatggatacccgacaaacacacattttcggctacgactatcaaatttatcccgctgtctattttgattatgagcataacataatgaatcaaatactcgtaagtgcgcgtaactgggtacacatccatggatcacttcataaggggtttttccttttagaatggaggatggtgtgagattgattaagtagcctgcagtcaaaacgcattccccccaaaatttaatgggaagattgccttgaaaccgtaatgaccgagcaacattcagaatatgccgatgcttgcgttcgacgcgtccattttgttgcggggtcccgacacaggaagtttggtgaatgataccttgttgaatgaaatattgttttagacacatgaattcggttccattgtcagagcgaaccattttaacacatttgttgtattgcctctcaacgagtgtgaaattttttttcaaagtcactaatacctctgttttttcttttaacaaatagatccaaactgcccgtgtccacaattgtcaaaaaatatgaagcaccacaggatgaaggagttttataaggaccccataagtcacaatgaattaaatcaaaaatattcaaagcttgatgcgcacttaagaaaaacttatctctcgtttgtttcgatttttcacaaacttcacaaactttattcaactcatcacgagtacatttcccacttatatcaggaagcatttgcacaatcttaaatgacggatgtcctaatctttggtgccaaagtgctagttgattttccatcttgacatgacatgcttgagtcttccgtaccccacgataccaataaagcccatctttccgttcacctgctccaatcagcgtcctcgaagtgcggtccggtataatacacaatttatcagtgaatgttacaacacaatttcttcatccgtcaattgaggtactgaaagtaaattgcattttaatttggggacataaaggacatttttcaattcaagtccttcttcaagagtcactgttccctgttcgcaagctagaacacgttcaccatcgggtaaccctacggggcacccttgtatagtttccttttcactcaaattttccagtgacccagtcatatggtttgatgccccactgtcaataatccacaaatcccaaatgctcttaccagtcattttctctgattcatttgatttttgtttgctgATCAAATCAACCAGTACCTTCCATTGTTCATTGGTCAGACCTGCCATCTCAAGTTTCTTGTCGTCATTGTTGGCTTGACTGCTGCTTCCACTAGCGTGTGCCACATTTGCACGTGTCGGGTTACCTTTGTTTCGCATCCCTTGGCGTCCCCTGTCGTTCCATTTGCCTTCACTTTTTGGTCTGTCACCCCACCATTCGGGATATCCGATCAATTGGAAGCATCCCTTCATGTCGTGACCATTTTTACCGCAATGACTGCATGTCATTAATTTTTCTACCATATCTCCACgccctttttctttgtagttggcctgcatcgcgagacccacgaccaacccctttcttccgttgatttggccatcattctcactctttcttcttgtaccaacaTAGCATATACGCGGTTCAGAGACGGCAATGAGTCTGAGGCCAGAATGTTTGATCTTACTGTCCCGTAGCTTGCGTCATCCAACCCCATAAGGAGTTGATGAACCTTGTCTTCCTCCCTTCGTTTTTCCAACTGAGCACCAATCCCACACTTGCATCCACCACACGTACAAGATGGAATTTTGTCACTGTTAGCAAGCTCATCCCAAAGGACCTTCAATTTTCCAAAGTAAGTTGCCACCACCATTCCCTCCTGCTTGCATCTTGACAAGTCCGACCTTAGTTGTTGAATTCTAGGTCCATTCACGACCGAGAATCTTTCTTTAATGTCTTCCCACAAGTTATGTGCAGTCTCAGCATATGCTACTGTGGATCGTAAGCTTGGTTCAATGGTGTTTAGAATCCAAGAGACAATCATGGACTGCACGGTCCACCAATCTTCAAGGTCGGGTGCCTCGTCCTCTGGTTGGATATGTGTTCCATCAATGGAGCCCCATTTTCTCCGGGCACGAAGCGAGATCTTTACTGCTCTTGCCCATTCGTCGTAATTTTCTCCGCGCAATTGGACTTGTGTGATTATGTTTCCGGGATTGTCACTCGCGTTGAGATCATATGGCGAGTAGGTCTTCTTAGCACCTCCTCCTTCGTGCTCTGCTTTGTTGGCATTATTCTTTTCTGGTGCATCTGCCATGGTTGTGCACCGTtgcctttgctttgtgtttgtcgggtatcagagttttgtgctctgataccatatatatcaccatagcattagaaccgtacagattctttttctaacataacatctgtaattaagactaattatagacccattaatagtgattatattcctataattaagtctaattatagactcattaatagtgattatattcttgtaattaagtctaattaagtctaataatgattttgtccggtaatacATAGTTTAGGATTTATCTTTTATTGATTTGTTTAAGTTTCTTTTTgcttcttttaaaataataataaaaaataagctTTCTTGGATCGTTTAATGGTTTGTGAATTATGGTTTCTTGATCTTTGTTGTTTGGATTTCATTAAAAATTGAGAAATAAGTTGGTTATCAGACTTTTGGGTTGACTATTTTGTGATATGATAGTCCCGAGTGAGTTTTTGAGTCTTGATTGGTAGATTGTTTAATGCTCTTTTTAGTGCGTTTTCACTCATGTTTGTTTATAATATAGAACTTAGCTTGCTTTTTTGTTGTGCAATTGTGATTTACATTAGGGATGACAATGCGAGGTAGGCCATGCAGGTCGACCCGTAGCCCGTTACCAAAAAACATAGGGCATACTCACTAATCTAGCTCGCTGACCTGCTTAGACCCACCTTGCATAATCCGCAACTCGCGCGGGTCAACATTGGGATAGGGCAGGTTGAcccacataaataaaaaaaataactttttttttttttgcaaaaaaaaaaatcataccccACTCACTCATTATTGCAGTGTgccctttattttattttaaaaaattgaatgttttattttaatcatctaaaagAGTTAATATTTAGAGTGACAAtggatttagttttaagtaaagtcttatattaaaatttgttataaaaaataatatagaaaagaTTTCATTaagatagttaaaaaattagtcatcttcattaaaatattttgtagcgaaactttgataagatactcttatatgtttacatacatatataggaaaaaatagatgcaaaacaaaactttaactattttttaatcaagccttctaacaaccctcatacttgaattcatttttttttatcttaactGAATGAATTGAATGAGggataaaattttaactttttaaccGTAGGAATAAGTTTTCTTacaattaatgaaattttaatttttgattttttttttcttatgcaGACTGACCCGCAGGTTACCTCTTATGCGGGGCGAAGCAGTAAAATGAGTATGCATTCCTTGTGCGAGGCAGACCAACCCAATCCGTATTTTGTGGGCCAAACACAGATGGACCTATATGGGACGGACCATCTCGTATTGTCATCTCTAATTTACATGCATAAACAAATATggtaatattttgtttaatttaagtCAATAGTCATATATATTAGACTACCCTTCATGATAATTCAATTGTTAGTTTCGAacctataacattttttttatctttaaccCTCATTATAattctaaagaaaaaaaacatgtgtccatatcttaaaaaataaaggagcttttaaaattattttaaaaataaattattgaataatgtttttttaatggtttaaaaaatatattaagttgACATCCTCTCAGGAAAGATATATATTGCAATATgttcttataaattttaaaacaacaaaaaatttctgtatattataaaaaaaaactctccaaaaaagatattatttatataatatgcTTTATAGgagtaattaaataattaacatttttatatttagttcatttctttaaattttggagataatttgtttttacttaAATATAAGGTTAATGATGGTGcatcttttaagaaaaataaataaatcatgaaTTAAAACTGTGGAAAATGttaaatataacttttgttaaagttaattttttcttGTAATACATGATATGTAGTGAAGTTCATTGGAACATACACTTGGTTTTTTTCATATTCATTTTACATGCACTATTCGTACAAACTATGTTTAGAATTAACTGCAAATAGGTAACATTTAGGTACAAACTATGTCACTAATGCAAATCACACATATAGGTAACATTTTGAGGCTGAAATCGTTTCTTACTTTTCTTGGTGCCTAAATAGCAAACATTTATTGCAAACATAAGCAACACTCACTCAGGTGCCATGCGTCAGAAGAACAATGATGGAATATTTTGGCAAATTTATTTGTGGTAAATGCTTGAATTGAAGGTTCTAGTTTCACTAATTTGATTCTTtg
Proteins encoded in this region:
- the LOC137831349 gene encoding uncharacterized protein is translated as MDQGKSLKIKSLIQSTKPHNCLIRLVQLLVSLSLFSFFISPSSLLAFLYHFNLYFSTFSLQLFTHTIDKNCMFLLCNGLLVFVGITKSLSGSSSVPESESSKYVEGGSQSPYSDVEANEPIMLVEKTHHEPDGQKIEAEHAIEIKFSVEEGEQNIEKNIVLEGEEKGKRNSESVLKEEEEPNAETGAADEDKESEIGEFLIGESVQEEEVVEEEANWVLSTEELNKKFDDFIRKMKEDLRIEAQRQLLMV
- the LOC137833463 gene encoding uncharacterized protein, giving the protein MADAPEKNNANKAEHEGGGAKKTYSPYDLNASDNPGNIITQVQLRGENYDEWARAVKISLRARRKWGSIDGTHIQPEDEAPDLEDWWTVQSMIVSWILNTIEPSLRSTVAYAETAHNLWEDIKERFSVVNGPRIQQLRSDLSRCKQEGMVVATYFGKLKVLWDELANSDKIPSCTCGGCKCGIGAQLEKRREEDKVHQLLMGLDDASYGTVRSNILASDSLPSLNRVYAMLVQEERVRMMAKSTEERGWSWVSRCRPTTKKKGVEIW